A genomic region of Jeotgalibaca ciconiae contains the following coding sequences:
- a CDS encoding dihydroorotate dehydrogenase — protein MNRLKVNLPGLELRNPIMPASGCFGFGEEYAEFYDFSKLGAIMAKSATLNERVGNSLPRVAETPNGILNAIGLKNPGLEVILAEKYPFLAQFDVPIIANVAGSSEEEYVAVCSRIAEAPNVKAIELNISCPNVKEGGVAFGTDPEVAARLTRICKEVTNLPIYVKLSPNVTDIVAIAKAVEAAGADAISMINTFTGMAINVKSRKPVLGNITGGLSGPGIKPIALRMVYQVSRAVDIPIIGIGGVATVDDALEMIMAGATAVAVGTANFVDPYACPKIIDGLEPRMDELGIESIQALIDEVRENRFK, from the coding sequence ATGAATCGTTTAAAAGTAAATTTACCAGGTTTAGAATTAAGAAATCCCATTATGCCAGCATCAGGATGTTTTGGTTTTGGAGAGGAATACGCTGAGTTTTATGATTTTAGTAAATTAGGTGCCATAATGGCCAAAAGTGCAACTTTAAACGAGCGAGTTGGAAATTCACTGCCGAGAGTCGCAGAAACGCCAAACGGAATTTTAAACGCCATCGGTTTGAAAAATCCTGGACTTGAAGTAATTCTAGCTGAAAAGTATCCCTTCTTAGCTCAATTCGATGTGCCAATTATTGCGAATGTAGCAGGTTCATCAGAAGAAGAATACGTGGCAGTTTGCAGTCGTATTGCAGAAGCTCCGAATGTAAAAGCGATTGAATTAAATATCTCTTGCCCGAATGTGAAAGAAGGTGGGGTTGCATTTGGGACAGATCCAGAGGTTGCTGCACGTCTGACTCGAATTTGTAAAGAAGTTACCAACTTACCGATCTATGTAAAATTAAGCCCGAATGTCACTGATATTGTTGCAATTGCCAAAGCCGTTGAAGCGGCAGGAGCGGACGCTATTTCCATGATTAATACTTTTACAGGAATGGCCATTAATGTAAAATCTAGAAAACCGGTTCTAGGAAACATCACTGGAGGTTTGTCTGGACCTGGAATTAAGCCGATTGCTTTGCGAATGGTATACCAAGTATCGCGTGCAGTTGATATTCCCATTATCGGTATCGGTGGTGTGGCAACTGTAGATGATGCTCTAGAAATGATTATGGCTGGTGCAACAGCGGTTGCCGTCGGAACAGCAAACTTTGTCGATCCTTATGCTTGTCCGAAAATTATCGATGGCTTAGAGCCTCGCATGGATGAATTAGGAATTGAATCCATTCAAGCCTTGATTGATGAAGTAAGAGAAAATCGATTTAAGTAA
- a CDS encoding dihydroorotate dehydrogenase electron transfer subunit: MQVELLEIVSNKEIAHNIYEMVLKGEMVSSMNRSGQFLHLRMNDPNLLLRRPISIASIDEDTCTLLYRIVGKGTKDMSRYQVGDFVDTLGPLGNGFHFDFLSEEDQVCVIGGGIGVAPLYELGKELVANGNHVTFILGFANQDDIYYYEQFQELGKVILCTDDGSAGLQGHVGVALDQVDPTAVFACGPTPLLRLVQSSYSHLEHVYLSLEERMACGIGACYGCDTKKKDKRTCKDGPVFQRKEVVL; this comes from the coding sequence ATGCAGGTAGAGTTACTGGAAATAGTATCCAATAAAGAGATTGCTCATAATATCTACGAAATGGTATTGAAAGGAGAAATGGTTTCATCCATGAATCGTAGCGGTCAATTTCTACATTTAAGAATGAATGACCCCAATCTGTTATTGCGAAGACCCATTTCAATTGCATCCATTGACGAAGACACCTGTACACTACTTTATCGAATCGTTGGTAAAGGCACAAAAGATATGAGTCGCTATCAAGTTGGCGATTTCGTCGACACTTTAGGTCCTTTGGGAAATGGATTCCACTTCGATTTCTTATCAGAAGAAGACCAGGTCTGTGTAATCGGTGGTGGAATTGGTGTGGCACCTCTTTACGAATTGGGAAAAGAGTTGGTCGCAAACGGAAATCACGTAACGTTTATCCTAGGATTTGCCAACCAAGATGACATTTATTATTACGAACAATTTCAAGAATTAGGCAAGGTGATTCTTTGTACAGATGATGGTTCTGCCGGTTTGCAAGGGCATGTAGGTGTTGCACTCGATCAAGTAGATCCTACTGCGGTATTTGCTTGCGGTCCCACGCCGCTTCTTCGCTTGGTTCAAAGCTCCTACAGCCATCTGGAGCATGTCTATTTATCTCTTGAAGAACGAATGGCGTGTGGCATCGGCGCTTGCTATGGCTGCGACACTAAAAAGAAAGATAAACGAACTTGTAAAGATGGTCCCGTATTCCAAAGAAAAGAGGTAGTATTATGA
- a CDS encoding dihydroorotase, with product MRVVLKNGKRVVKDNQLEQVDIAIEKGLISEVGTDLTGDKIIDIEGKLLSPGLVDIHVHFREPGFTDKETIYTGSQAAARGGFTTVCAMPNTNPVPDTAAKFEEIQRLIEKDACINVHQYAPITEELRSDKLVDMKSIDTFAYTNDGVGVQTAGVMYEAMKLAASINKPIVAHTEDDSLLYGGVMHEGIRNKELGLPGIMGIVESSQIARDILLAKETGVHYHVCHVSSKESVDAIREGKRQGVNVTAEVTPHHLILNEMDIPSDDATYKMNPPLRGINDQKALLEGLLDGTIDFIATDHAPHTKKEKTQGFVGSPFGIVGIETSFAMMYTHFVKTGIFTLEFLIERMSTLPANLFHLQTSDLTVGTVADISVFDLETAYTVDAADYLSKSSNTPFNGETVYGMCTLTVHNGEVVWSQNEGDKSCR from the coding sequence ATGAGAGTTGTTTTAAAAAATGGAAAAAGAGTCGTAAAAGATAATCAATTAGAACAAGTCGACATTGCCATTGAAAAGGGTCTTATTTCTGAAGTTGGTACTGATTTGACGGGAGATAAAATAATCGATATCGAGGGAAAATTACTTAGTCCCGGCCTTGTCGATATCCACGTTCACTTCAGAGAGCCGGGTTTTACTGATAAAGAAACGATTTACACTGGTTCGCAGGCGGCAGCTCGCGGCGGGTTTACAACGGTTTGCGCAATGCCAAATACCAATCCTGTCCCAGATACCGCTGCAAAATTTGAAGAGATCCAGCGACTAATTGAAAAGGACGCTTGTATCAACGTTCATCAATATGCTCCCATTACTGAAGAATTGCGCAGCGATAAATTAGTGGATATGAAAAGTATCGATACGTTCGCCTATACCAATGATGGGGTCGGCGTTCAAACAGCAGGCGTGATGTATGAAGCGATGAAATTAGCTGCCAGCATCAACAAACCAATCGTTGCCCATACTGAAGATGACAGCCTGCTTTATGGCGGTGTCATGCATGAAGGCATAAGGAATAAAGAACTAGGGCTTCCAGGAATTATGGGGATCGTCGAAAGCTCTCAAATTGCTCGTGATATCTTACTTGCAAAAGAAACGGGTGTTCATTACCATGTCTGTCACGTTTCTTCCAAAGAATCAGTGGATGCCATTCGTGAAGGAAAGCGTCAAGGCGTTAACGTCACAGCTGAAGTAACCCCTCATCATTTAATCCTGAATGAGATGGATATTCCAAGCGATGATGCTACTTACAAAATGAATCCACCTCTACGAGGGATAAATGATCAAAAAGCATTGCTTGAGGGTTTGCTGGATGGAACCATCGATTTTATCGCAACAGATCACGCACCACACACAAAAAAAGAAAAAACGCAGGGATTTGTTGGTTCTCCATTTGGCATTGTAGGCATAGAAACCTCTTTTGCGATGATGTACACACATTTTGTCAAGACTGGCATTTTTACGTTGGAATTCTTGATTGAGAGAATGAGCACCCTCCCTGCTAATCTGTTTCATTTGCAAACGTCGGATTTGACGGTAGGTACTGTTGCGGATATTTCTGTTTTTGATTTAGAAACAGCGTATACGGTTGATGCGGCAGACTATTTGTCGAAATCTTCGAACACACCCTTTAACGGCGAAACAGTCTATGGAATGTGTACATTGACTGTACACAACGGAGAAGTTGTCTGGTCACAAAATGAAGGTGATAAATCATGCAGGTAG
- a CDS encoding aspartate carbamoyltransferase catalytic subunit, translating to MRNFLSVEQFTNEEVMHLLDRSLAFKTGKDQFKSNATIVNMFFENSTRTKHSFEMAEHKIGMQQFNFDVGSSSVNKGESLYDSVLTMQALGVDIAVIRHQDRNYMDQLINLDIQIVNGGSGNGQHPSQSLLDIMTIYEEFGSFEGLKVAIIGDIVHSRVAMSNMTLLNQLGAHVIFAGPMDYFDTTFEQYGTLMTVDEAVKEADVVMMLRVQLERHETEEQERFSKEAYHKKFGLSRARYRTMKDHAIIMHPAPVNRDVELASQLVECEKSRIVQQMSNGVYARIAILEWVLEGRYE from the coding sequence ATGAGGAACTTTTTATCAGTAGAACAATTTACCAATGAAGAGGTTATGCATCTTTTAGACCGATCTCTAGCATTTAAAACAGGAAAAGACCAATTCAAGAGCAATGCAACCATCGTCAACATGTTCTTTGAAAATAGCACACGGACAAAGCATAGCTTCGAAATGGCCGAACACAAAATAGGCATGCAACAGTTTAATTTTGATGTAGGGAGTTCCTCTGTCAATAAAGGCGAAAGTCTTTATGATTCTGTTTTAACGATGCAGGCTTTAGGTGTTGATATTGCCGTTATTAGACACCAAGATCGCAATTACATGGATCAATTAATAAATTTGGATATCCAAATCGTCAATGGCGGAAGTGGGAATGGCCAACATCCCTCTCAATCATTGCTGGATATCATGACGATTTACGAGGAGTTCGGGTCCTTTGAAGGATTGAAGGTAGCCATCATTGGTGACATCGTTCATTCACGCGTAGCAATGAGTAATATGACCTTGCTAAACCAACTGGGCGCCCACGTTATCTTTGCAGGACCAATGGACTATTTCGATACCACTTTTGAACAATACGGAACGTTAATGACCGTAGATGAAGCAGTAAAAGAAGCAGACGTAGTGATGATGTTACGTGTACAGTTAGAACGTCATGAAACGGAAGAACAAGAACGTTTTTCAAAAGAAGCCTATCATAAAAAATTTGGTCTCAGTCGAGCACGTTATCGTACCATGAAAGACCATGCCATCATCATGCATCCAGCTCCTGTCAATCGAGATGTTGAGCTGGCAAGCCAACTGGTTGAATGCGAAAAAAGTAGAATCGTTCAACAAATGAGTAATGGTGTTTACGCACGAATCGCTATATTAGAATGGGTTTTGGAGGGAAGATACGAATGA
- the pyrR gene encoding bifunctional pyr operon transcriptional regulator/uracil phosphoribosyltransferase PyrR yields the protein MPKVIMNEMEMMRAITRLSYEIIERNKGIENIILVGIERRGVHLAHRIAKKIEEIEGIIDVESLNIKPYRDDMDEDYDLPKDAKSLFEKKVVLVDDVLFTGRSIRAAMDACVDRGRPSEISLAVLVDRGHRELPIRPDYIGKNIPTSRKERVSVQVVEVDGKDAVIIE from the coding sequence ATGCCAAAAGTAATCATGAATGAAATGGAAATGATGAGAGCAATAACCCGTTTGTCCTATGAAATCATTGAGCGTAACAAAGGTATTGAGAACATTATTTTAGTGGGAATTGAAAGAAGAGGCGTTCATTTAGCACACCGAATTGCTAAAAAAATTGAAGAAATTGAAGGTATTATCGATGTCGAAAGTCTAAATATCAAACCTTATCGTGATGATATGGACGAGGACTACGATTTGCCTAAAGACGCTAAAAGTCTATTTGAAAAAAAAGTAGTTTTAGTCGACGATGTTCTCTTCACTGGACGCTCCATCCGGGCAGCAATGGATGCTTGCGTGGATCGTGGCAGACCATCGGAAATTTCACTAGCTGTTTTAGTTGATCGTGGTCATCGTGAATTACCGATTCGTCCAGATTACATCGGAAAAAACATCCCTACTTCAAGGAAAGAACGTGTAAGTGTCCAAGTTGTAGAAGTAGATGGAAAAGATGCTGTCATAATTGAATAA
- the mgtA gene encoding magnesium-translocating P-type ATPase, producing the protein MANKKKHIYVEKKSKNSELVKLGRLSKEEVFKELQTDLTGITQNEAEQRLEKYGLNEVAAQKPIPWYKLLLQGFNDPFIYVLALLMIVSAATGDYDASIIMALMIVFSAGLHFFQEYRSQQASLALKELIETTCSVTREGITKEIPIDEVVPGDIVNLSTGDMIPADARLVWAKDLFVNQSSLTGESLPIEKFIPTDLHEKDPSSVTALDFANLTFMGTDVLSGQGKVLVLKTGEDTFFGDIATQSSKARGETSFDRGVKNVSKLLLRFMAVMVPIVFLINGISKGDWAEAFFFSIAIAVGLTPEMLPMIVTSNLAKGAITMSKKKVIVKELNAIQNLGAMDVLCTDKTGTITEDKVVLVQHLDPLGNESDSVLQLTYMNSHYQTGWKNVMDHAVIEYVQENREEASFEKAEKIDEIPFDFTRRRLTVAVKIDQQQLMITKGAAEEMLDICSHVEINGEVLPLTDELRQNMEEISTKMNAQGMRVLTVAYKKNVHDSAIYSVKDEKDMIIAGFMGFLDPPKQSSITAIESLHEHGVNVKVLTGDNEIVAQKICKDVGIEVNRAILGTELDKMSDEELAEVVEEVNLFAKLNPAQKSRIIEMLQEKGHTVGFMGDGINDAPALRTADVGISVDNAADITKEASSIILLEKSLLVLEDGVLEGRNVFGNMMKYIKMTISSNFGNVFSVLVASAFLPFLPMLSIQLLVQNLIYDIAQLTIPWDHMDEEDLMKPTKWGTSDLLKFTFSIGPISSIFDIVAFLLMWFVFHANTVQDAALFHTGWFVIGLITQTVVVHVIRTKKIPFIQSNASIGVTLSTIVVVIAAIAIPGSKFGTYIDLVALPSSYWKWAFLIIVAYIILTQIVKNIYIKINKQWL; encoded by the coding sequence ATGGCAAACAAGAAAAAACATATTTATGTAGAAAAGAAATCAAAGAACAGTGAACTAGTAAAATTAGGACGCTTATCAAAAGAAGAAGTATTCAAAGAATTACAGACAGACCTAACCGGTATTACTCAAAATGAAGCAGAGCAACGGTTAGAAAAATACGGCTTAAATGAAGTAGCTGCTCAAAAGCCCATTCCTTGGTACAAATTATTATTACAAGGATTTAACGATCCATTTATTTATGTATTAGCACTTTTAATGATTGTCTCTGCAGCGACAGGAGATTATGATGCAAGTATTATTATGGCCTTGATGATTGTATTTAGCGCTGGCCTCCATTTTTTCCAAGAGTATCGTTCACAGCAAGCAAGTCTTGCCTTGAAAGAATTGATCGAAACAACCTGTTCGGTAACGAGAGAGGGTATTACGAAAGAAATTCCGATTGACGAGGTGGTTCCGGGAGATATTGTCAATTTATCCACTGGCGATATGATTCCAGCAGATGCACGTCTGGTTTGGGCGAAAGATTTATTCGTCAATCAATCGTCTCTGACAGGAGAATCACTTCCTATTGAAAAATTTATTCCAACTGACTTACATGAGAAAGATCCAAGCAGTGTCACTGCATTAGACTTTGCGAATTTGACCTTTATGGGCACGGACGTACTAAGTGGCCAAGGGAAAGTATTGGTTTTGAAGACGGGAGAAGATACATTTTTTGGAGACATTGCAACCCAATCTTCCAAAGCAAGAGGTGAAACGAGCTTTGACCGTGGTGTGAAAAACGTGAGTAAATTACTGCTTCGCTTTATGGCAGTAATGGTTCCAATCGTATTTCTTATTAATGGCATATCAAAAGGTGATTGGGCAGAGGCGTTTTTCTTCTCCATTGCCATCGCAGTCGGCTTGACACCGGAAATGTTACCGATGATTGTAACAAGCAACTTGGCAAAAGGTGCTATTACCATGTCCAAGAAGAAAGTAATCGTAAAAGAATTAAATGCGATTCAAAACCTAGGAGCAATGGACGTATTATGTACGGATAAAACTGGAACAATTACCGAAGATAAAGTAGTTTTGGTTCAGCATCTGGATCCGCTGGGGAATGAAAGTGACAGTGTTTTACAACTGACATACATGAATTCCCATTATCAAACGGGTTGGAAAAATGTTATGGACCACGCTGTAATTGAATACGTTCAAGAGAATCGGGAAGAAGCAAGCTTTGAGAAAGCCGAGAAAATCGATGAAATTCCATTTGATTTTACGAGACGCCGTTTAACCGTTGCAGTAAAAATTGATCAACAACAACTCATGATTACAAAAGGCGCTGCGGAAGAAATGCTTGATATTTGTAGTCATGTAGAAATCAACGGAGAAGTGCTTCCTTTAACCGATGAATTGCGACAAAATATGGAAGAAATCAGCACAAAGATGAATGCACAAGGAATGCGTGTATTGACTGTTGCTTACAAGAAAAATGTACATGATTCAGCTATTTATTCAGTGAAAGATGAAAAAGATATGATTATCGCAGGGTTCATGGGCTTCTTGGATCCTCCAAAGCAATCCTCGATCACAGCGATTGAATCTCTCCATGAGCACGGTGTAAATGTAAAAGTGCTAACTGGGGATAATGAAATTGTTGCACAAAAGATTTGTAAAGATGTGGGCATTGAAGTAAATCGTGCAATTTTAGGAACGGAATTGGACAAAATGAGTGATGAAGAGTTAGCGGAAGTGGTAGAAGAAGTAAATCTATTTGCTAAGCTAAATCCTGCTCAAAAATCTCGGATTATCGAAATGCTACAGGAAAAAGGGCATACGGTTGGTTTCATGGGAGACGGAATTAATGATGCTCCAGCTCTTCGTACCGCTGATGTAGGGATTTCTGTAGATAATGCAGCTGATATTACGAAAGAAGCAAGCTCCATTATCTTGTTGGAAAAAAGTTTACTCGTGTTAGAGGATGGCGTTTTAGAAGGACGCAATGTTTTTGGTAATATGATGAAATACATTAAGATGACGATCAGTTCCAATTTCGGGAACGTATTTAGCGTATTAGTAGCAAGTGCCTTCTTACCATTCTTACCAATGCTTTCAATCCAACTACTAGTACAGAATTTAATCTATGATATTGCACAGTTGACGATTCCATGGGACCATATGGATGAAGAAGATTTGATGAAACCTACGAAATGGGGAACTTCAGATCTATTGAAATTTACCTTTAGTATTGGACCAATCAGTTCCATCTTTGATATTGTAGCATTCTTGTTAATGTGGTTTGTATTCCATGCAAATACGGTACAAGATGCAGCATTATTCCATACTGGATGGTTTGTTATTGGATTAATTACTCAAACAGTTGTTGTTCATGTGATTCGTACCAAGAAAATTCCATTTATTCAAAGTAACGCTAGTATTGGCGTAACTCTATCGACCATTGTGGTAGTAATTGCAGCCATTGCGATTCCAGGAAGCAAATTTGGTACCTACATTGATTTAGTAGCATTGCCAAGTTCTTATTGGAAATGGGCTTTCTTAATTATTGTTGCTTATATTATCTTAACGCAAATCGTAAAAAACATTTATATTAAGATAAACAAACAATGGTTATAA
- a CDS encoding heavy metal translocating P-type ATPase, with product MTNNKKNHEWLLEGIDCANCAAKIEQAVGKIEGVTNSSVNFMTKTLQFEVDRNHENETLPKVKKRIAQLEPGVIPLTKQTLQPVSKDGVEMEGYEEKKEESSHHDHSHSHGHSHGDANIKKAVIRLVLTIVLLFTAIFSPFSEKITFVLYVLAYIAAGYDVVMTAVKNIMNGQVFDENFLMTIATMSAFYIQQYPEAVAVMLFYQVGELFQDIAVDKSRRSIAELMDIRPDYANLKNEDGSTKKVDPESIEIGDTIIVQPGEKVPLDGKVVVGSSTVDTAALTGESIPRKVAAGEQVLSGFINQGGLLEVEVEKIFKESTVVKILDLVENASGRKAPTENFITKFARYYTPIVVVLAVLLAVVPPLLIDGATFNEWLYRASIFLVISCPCALVVSIPVGFFGGIGSASRKGILVKGSNFLEGLNDLKYVVMDKTGTVTKGKFEVGSIYAVEGYAKEEILEIAALAEQYSTHPIASSIKEAYGKKIDPARLSDYEEVAGHGVQATIDAREVLVGNSKLLIGKQISFKENNELGTIIYVAVDGSFIGSMVIGDQIKEDAKETITQLHQAGVEHIVMLTGDSKAVAESVAKEIGIKEVYAELLPQDKVAKLEEIMQRKQPSEKVAFVGDGINDTPVLARSDIGFAMGGLGSDAAIEAADIVIMDDQPSKIAVSMKVAKETRKIVWQNIIFAMAVKIMFLLLGAFGVATMWEAVFADVGVTVLAVLNAMRIINK from the coding sequence ATGACTAACAATAAAAAAAACCATGAATGGCTTCTAGAAGGAATCGACTGCGCGAATTGTGCTGCTAAAATTGAACAGGCAGTTGGTAAAATAGAAGGAGTAACGAATAGTAGTGTGAATTTTATGACGAAGACACTTCAATTTGAAGTAGATAGAAATCATGAAAATGAAACATTACCGAAAGTTAAAAAAAGAATTGCACAATTGGAACCTGGAGTTATTCCTTTAACAAAACAAACATTGCAACCTGTTAGTAAAGACGGAGTAGAAATGGAAGGCTATGAAGAGAAAAAGGAAGAGAGTTCCCATCATGACCACAGTCATAGTCATGGACATTCACATGGAGACGCAAATATTAAGAAAGCAGTTATTCGGTTAGTACTTACGATTGTTTTATTGTTTACCGCGATTTTTTCTCCTTTTTCAGAGAAGATAACGTTCGTTTTATATGTACTTGCCTATATAGCTGCAGGTTATGACGTTGTTATGACTGCTGTAAAAAACATAATGAACGGGCAAGTATTTGATGAGAATTTCTTGATGACAATTGCCACAATGAGTGCTTTTTATATTCAACAATATCCTGAAGCGGTAGCGGTTATGTTATTTTATCAAGTCGGTGAACTCTTCCAAGATATTGCCGTAGACAAATCAAGGCGATCCATTGCAGAATTGATGGATATTCGACCGGATTATGCGAATTTGAAAAATGAAGATGGATCAACAAAAAAAGTGGATCCAGAGTCCATCGAAATTGGTGATACGATCATTGTTCAGCCAGGAGAAAAAGTTCCGCTGGATGGGAAGGTTGTCGTTGGTAGCTCCACCGTTGATACAGCAGCCCTTACTGGAGAATCTATCCCCCGAAAAGTAGCTGCAGGAGAGCAAGTTTTGAGTGGCTTTATTAATCAAGGCGGCCTCTTAGAAGTGGAAGTAGAGAAGATTTTTAAAGAATCAACGGTTGTGAAAATTTTAGATTTAGTAGAAAATGCAAGCGGCAGAAAAGCTCCAACTGAGAACTTTATTACAAAGTTTGCTCGCTACTATACACCGATTGTCGTCGTATTAGCTGTGCTATTAGCGGTAGTACCGCCACTTTTGATTGATGGAGCAACATTTAATGAATGGTTGTATCGAGCAAGTATCTTTTTAGTTATTTCCTGCCCATGCGCGTTGGTGGTCTCTATTCCGGTAGGATTCTTTGGAGGAATTGGCTCGGCTTCGCGTAAAGGGATTTTAGTAAAAGGAAGTAATTTCTTAGAAGGTCTCAATGATTTGAAATATGTGGTAATGGATAAGACGGGAACCGTTACAAAAGGAAAATTTGAAGTCGGTTCGATTTATGCGGTAGAAGGGTATGCGAAAGAAGAAATATTAGAAATTGCAGCACTAGCAGAACAGTACTCGACCCATCCGATTGCCAGCTCGATCAAAGAAGCATATGGCAAAAAAATTGATCCTGCACGTCTTTCGGATTATGAAGAAGTAGCTGGGCATGGCGTTCAAGCAACAATTGACGCAAGAGAAGTATTGGTGGGAAATAGTAAGCTGCTAATTGGAAAACAGATTTCATTTAAAGAGAACAATGAACTGGGTACGATTATCTATGTTGCTGTGGATGGCAGTTTTATTGGTTCAATGGTGATTGGGGATCAGATAAAAGAGGATGCAAAAGAAACGATTACTCAACTACATCAAGCTGGCGTGGAACATATCGTCATGTTAACAGGAGATTCGAAAGCAGTAGCGGAATCAGTTGCAAAAGAAATCGGTATTAAAGAAGTGTATGCAGAATTACTGCCACAAGATAAAGTAGCAAAACTAGAAGAAATCATGCAGCGCAAGCAACCTTCAGAAAAAGTAGCTTTTGTGGGTGATGGAATTAATGATACTCCGGTATTAGCTCGTTCTGATATTGGTTTTGCGATGGGAGGGCTCGGTTCCGATGCAGCTATTGAGGCTGCGGACATTGTGATTATGGACGATCAACCTTCCAAAATTGCTGTATCCATGAAAGTAGCCAAAGAAACAAGAAAAATCGTTTGGCAAAACATTATTTTTGCAATGGCAGTAAAAATAATGTTTTTACTATTAGGAGCATTTGGAGTCGCAACAATGTGGGAAGCTGTCTTCGCAGATGTTGGTGTAACGGTCTTGGCAGTACTGAATGCGATGCGTATTATTAATAAATAG
- a CDS encoding TVP38/TMEM64 family protein has protein sequence MSDKERQIIQINRNIIRGLTVVGLILTIFLAVYIYRIGYSVIMENIQEFLVKVGPWGPLIFIVIQLGQVMYPVIPGGLSLVVGQLIFGHAWGFLYSFIGVTLGSMINFYLARKFGKTFVRAFVLEETYEKYYAWITKGKRFEIMLGTAFALPGFPDDFLCMIAGLTNMTFKRFMFIYFIFKPITLYIYGFGGASATDWLLRRFIPFGL, from the coding sequence ATGAGTGACAAAGAGAGACAAATCATCCAAATTAACCGGAATATCATTCGGGGCCTGACAGTTGTTGGCTTGATTCTAACTATTTTTCTTGCTGTTTATATTTATCGAATTGGCTATTCTGTCATAATGGAGAATATTCAAGAGTTTTTAGTTAAAGTAGGTCCTTGGGGGCCGCTCATTTTCATCGTCATCCAATTAGGACAAGTCATGTACCCTGTAATACCTGGAGGACTATCCCTGGTAGTCGGCCAATTGATTTTTGGTCATGCTTGGGGATTCTTGTACAGTTTTATCGGTGTGACGCTTGGATCAATGATTAATTTTTATTTAGCTAGAAAATTCGGAAAAACATTCGTCCGTGCATTTGTGCTGGAAGAAACTTACGAAAAATATTATGCATGGATTACAAAAGGAAAACGATTCGAAATTATGTTAGGAACAGCTTTTGCTCTTCCTGGTTTTCCAGATGATTTTTTGTGTATGATTGCGGGATTAACGAATATGACGTTTAAACGTTTCATGTTCATTTATTTCATTTTTAAACCGATTACCTTGTACATTTATGGTTTTGGCGGAGCAAGTGCTACAGATTGGTTATTAAGAAGATTCATTCCATTTGGATTATAA
- a CDS encoding ECF transporter S component, producing MKDSKNKTYRIAILGILTAIIIIQNFVPFLGNIPIPPLNPTIIQITVIVATFVLGTKEGLIVGGVWGIVRLIKAYTLPATPLDFLLFTNPLISLVPRILIGLSAGLVYQAFRKRNKEKTGMIVGAVAGSLTNTVLVLGFIALLYGSEYSAALEVDPSNLMAALAVVVATNGVAEAIASAILAPIISRALLKVRR from the coding sequence ATGAAAGATTCTAAAAATAAAACCTATCGAATTGCAATTCTAGGTATCTTAACGGCTATTATTATTATTCAAAATTTCGTGCCTTTTTTAGGAAACATTCCTATTCCGCCTTTGAACCCAACGATTATCCAAATCACGGTTATCGTGGCAACTTTTGTATTAGGAACAAAAGAAGGATTGATTGTGGGAGGCGTATGGGGAATCGTGCGTTTGATTAAGGCATATACGTTACCGGCTACTCCTCTTGATTTTCTTTTATTTACTAATCCGCTGATTTCTCTTGTGCCCCGTATTTTGATTGGTTTAAGTGCAGGACTCGTTTACCAAGCTTTCCGAAAAAGAAACAAGGAAAAAACGGGTATGATTGTTGGTGCCGTTGCAGGTTCTCTTACGAATACCGTTCTTGTGCTGGGATTTATTGCTTTGCTCTATGGAAGTGAATACTCAGCAGCCTTGGAAGTTGATCCATCTAATTTGATGGCTGCCTTAGCAGTTGTCGTAGCAACAAATGGTGTCGCAGAAGCAATCGCCTCTGCTATATTGGCGCCGATCATCAGCCGCGCTCTGCTGAAAGTTAGAAGATAA